Part of the Bacteriovorax stolpii genome, TGCGAGAATGGATAACGAAGTCTACAGAATTGAGAACCCGGAACTGGATATCCCTACAAGAAGAATCATGGGAACGGTGGCAGCGACTTATCATTTTGTAACCTTCTCTGATAACAAAAACAATTTCTATCTCACCGTAGCTGCTGGTCTTGGTAAGTCTGAGACCACTGTCGATGACGACAAAAGCTCAGGACGTGTCACTCTTTTACCAGAGGCCCGTTTAGGTTATATGATGCCTTTTTCAAAAAGTATGGCCATGGTTTTTGAAGGATCTGTTGAATCACTTAGCTCAACAGAAACTTTTTCAGACGGCACAGAACAAACAACGAACATTTTAAACTTCAGAGCGACCATTGGACTTAGATTCTAATGGCCGCTCTTTGTATCTCTTTTAAACTTCTTCAAATCTAGGGTCATTGTTTCCCGGAAGTGAGTATGACTCTCCAGAAACTTTCTTCATATATCCAACACTCGCTTTGACTTCAGGCTTTTTAATTGTTCTGACATTATCCTTAACGACTTCCCTTTGTGCTTCTTCCTCTTGTGCACCTTTAACTGTCACCACCAGAGTATCAACCACAGACTTCAGCGAATTTGCCTGGTATGAAAGAGACTCAGCAGCGGCCGCTGCCTGCGCCGATGTGGCCGCATTTGTCTGAGTCACCTGACCCAGGACATTCATCGCTTTTGTGATCTCTAAAACACCGCTGGATTGTTCTTCACAGGCCACTGCGATTTCATTCGTCATACTTGTAACCTCAGAAACCTTATGAACGATTTCTTCCAGGACATCTCCGCATTCTTTAGCAACCATTGTCCCCGATTCGATTTTCTCTTTTCCTTTACCAATCAGTCCTTCAACCTGAGTCGCTGTGTTTTTAACGATTGTTTCAACCTGGTGAATACTTTCTTCCAGCATTTTAGAGATCTCTAGAGAAGCGTTCCCTGAAACCTGTGCAAGCTTTCCTACTTCTTCAGCAACAACCGCAAACCCTTTTCCATGCTCACCAGCTCTGGCCGCTTCAACAGAAGCATTAAAGGAAAGAAGCTTTGTCTGAAAAACGATGTCGTTAATAATTTGTGTTTTCTTGGCAATCTCACCAATCACTTCAACAATTTTTGAAATCTCAGCATTACTGTGATTAATTTGCTTCATGATATCTGTATTCGAGTCATTGATTCCGTTAATCGCCATAATCATACTGTCGACAACTTCTTTCCCTTTAGAAGCACTTCCACGGCTGTCTAAGGCCATCTGGCTGGCGCGTTTAGCGTAGTCAGAGTTTTTCTGCACCATTGTACTCATCTCTTGAATGGAAGCAGCTGTCTCTTCTAATGAAGCTGACTGCTCAGTGGCCGCAGTTGAAAGCTCTTCAGAAGAAGCGGCAATCTGCTGAGAGGCTGAGGTCACCTGCAAAAAATTCTCTGAAAGGTTTTCAATAATAGTGTTCATGGATTTAGAAAGAGCTCTCAGGATCAAAGTCGCAATTCCTAATCCTAATGCAATCGTTAAAAGACTTGAAACTACAAAGAAAATCTTTGCTTCATCATAGTCTGTCTGTGCCATCAATGCTTCCTGATCAATATCTTTTTTTACTTGAGAACTTAATCCTTCTAAAATGGCCTCTGCCTCTTTTCTTAAAGTACGGCCATGCTCTTCAATCAAGTTTGCCGCTTCTTTGATTTTTTTATCGTGGGCCAGGCCTTCAACTTTTTGATCTAAGATAAACCACTCTTGATAAATCTTTTCAAAAGAAAGGAGAGATTGTAACTCTTCCCCTTTTAAAACATTCTTTCCTTCTTTAATAAGCGCTTTAATTTCTTCATCGCGCTTCTCAATTGATTCTTTTGCCGTTTTAAAAGCACCTTCTTCAACGTTAACGATATAGTTCTTCTCAATACTCTGCTGAAGATAAAACTTTTCTAAAAGCGCCTGAGTTTTATTGGCCTTATTCATTTGAACAATACTAATGTCCTGAAGAACATTATTAATTTTATTCATTTGATAAAAACCATTAAAGGCGACGGCGCCAATTCCAAAGACAAGGAAACCCATGGCCAAGTAAACCTTGGCACTTAAACCCCAGTTCTTCATTTTAAACCCCTATTAATTTTTTAAGCGACGAGTTTTAGTTCGTCTTCGAGATTGATAAGTAGGTGTAGTCTTTCGTTGTCACTGATGACTCCCTCTATATAATTTTTTTTGAATGTGATGAGATTCTCAGAAACGGGTTTGATCTCATCCGCCTTGGCGTCCAGGATACTAGAGACAGAATCGACTAAGACTCCAATGAGTTTGTCTTTGACCTCTAATATGATGATCGTCTTCCTGAAATTATCTTCGTCTGTTCTTAAATTTAACTTGAGACATAGATCAACAATCGGAATGATTATTCCTCGCACATTTATAATACCGCTTAAATGATTTGGATTGAGAGGAACAGGTGTAATATTTTTTTCTGCAATCACTTCTTTGATTTTTAGTATCGAGACTGCATAAGAATTATTTTCTAAACGAAACGAAATGTATTTCATAAATCTCCCCTCGAGAAACAGTTTAGTAAGGGAATGTTAAAAGATTATGGAGCTTTTAAATTTATGAAGTTAGTTGAATTTTTAGCGTGCATTTCATTTAGTAAACAACAAATAAACAAGGCCTCTTGCGAGGCCTTGTTATTTACTTTATAAGTCCAATCTCTCTCAATCTCTGAGTTAAGAATTCTCCTGCAGTAATTTCCGGCTGTGGAGTTCTTCCACCAGCACTCTCACAAGAAGGAATGCATTTTAAAATTGCATTCGAGTGTGGGTGAACGAAGAATGGCATAGAGAATCTTGCAGACCCGTCATCAGATGGGTTGATTACTCTGTGAGTTGTCGAAGGAAGAACATTGTTTGTAATTCTCGACATCATATCCCCTGTATCAACGACGATTTCACCTGGGCGAGACTCTACGTCTAACCAAGTTCCATCGCGCTCAAGAAGTTGAAGTCCTGAATCAGTCGCTCCAACCAGCATCGTGATAAGGTTGATATCTTCGTGAGCTGCTGCTCTGATTGAGTTCTTTGTATCTTGTCCTTTTGTAGGCGGGTAATGAATCATACGAATGATTGAGTTCCCGTCGTGAATCATATTTGAGAAATAATCACTTGGTACATCAAGACCCTTTCCGATTGCCTCAAGAAGAGTGACCGACGTTGCATCCATTGCTTCGTAAAGCTCGATGAATGTCTTTTTAAGTTCAGCAACTTCTGTTGGCCAGACGTTTTCAGGGTAAACACCTTTGTATGCACTTGTTGCTGCCAGTTCACGCCCAACGTGCCAGAACTCTTTTAGGTCCGGGTTCTTGTTGTCTTTAGCGTGTTCTGTTTTAAAAGGAGTGTATCCGCGTTGTCCGCCGTTGTTTCCTTTGTATTTAATTTTTGTTTCAAGAGGAAGATCAAAGAATTCTTTTACCAGCTCATAAGCGCGGTCAATTTTCTTTTGCTCAACTGTGTGGTCTTTTAGAATAATGAATCCGTAGTCTTTAAGACCGCCGAAGATATCATTAACAAACTTTACTTTGTCGTTTTGTGTCCCGTGAACATAACTTAAAAGACTAAGCTCTGGTACCTTTCTCATAAATCCCTCTCAAATTTCGTTTCTTGCACTATAGCAAGGCCCTTCGTTTTCTCCTCATAGAAAAGCCATAGCTACTGTATCTGATTTTTAGATATATCAGGATTTGGTTAAGGGCGCTTAAGTCATGAAAATATTATAGGTTTTGAGGGTCTAAAACACTAAAAACATGAGGAAAATCGGCCTATTTGAAGATAGCAGAGCCCACGCGAATGTAGTCCGCTCCTTCCCTTAGGGCCATTTTATAATCCTGGCTCATCCCCATGGAGAGCTTTAAATCCGAAAGCCCCAGCTCTTTTTGGGCCAGCTCGCGGGCATTTTTTAAATCGCCAAAGCATTTTAAAGCAGCGGCTTCAAAGTCTTCTGATCGCACAGACCCCATAGTCATGAGCCCATGGATCACCAGTTTTGGGCCTCCATGCTTTTTTAAAAAAAGCATACTCTCAAGCATCTCTTCCACTGTATCGAATCCCGACTTCTCGTCTTCATGAGAAGTGTTGAGCTGGAAAAAAAGTTTTAACTCTTCCCCTTTAAACTCTCCTTCTCTTTTAATGATTTCTTCCACGAGTTTTTTTGAACTCACAGAATGAATACTCCAAAGATTGGGGATTTTTAAAAGCTCTTTGACTTTGTTGGATTGCAGGTTTCCGATGAAGTGCCAGCGAACGTCTTTAAGCCCTCGAGTGGCAAAAGCAGCTGCTTTTTCTTCCAGGTCTTGCACGCGGTTTTCACCAAAATCCATTTGCCCCAACTCATAGGCCATGGCCACATCATCAATTGGTGAATACTTAGAAACAGCGACAAGAATTGAAGAACCAAGCTCCGCTTTTAATGAGCGGAGCCTTTGGTCTAAATCAGTTTTGATCATTTTTCTTTTTGAATTTAAACTTCGCTTCAACCTCAACGTCGTAGCGGTCTAAAATATCAGTGGCAATTTTTGAAGCGTCTACTTTCGAAAGATAATTTTTAATTTCTTCTCTGATCCCATTGGTGAAATCTTCTTTAGCGCCTTTGGCATTCTGGACAAGCCCAGAGAGGATTTCTTTTGGCAGAGGAAGATCTTCTAAAATTTTCTTAACCGACTCTTCCGTCATGAATGCAGCACCAACACCAACCGACACTACTTTTTTAATAATGCCTTCGATAGGTGAGCCTTTATTTTCTTTATCACTCATAACACTCGCTCCTTAGTCTTAAACAGATTTAGCGCGCTTAAAAAATGACTGCATCATCACTGGCAGGTTCTTTTCTGTTAGAGCAGAAAGAATTGCGTTTGGTGCAAACATTTTGAAATCAACTTCTAAAGTGTAAGTCACTTCAGTTTTCCCGTTGCCCAGGTCTTTTAGAGTCCAGTTACCATCGTTCTTTTTGAAAAGGTCACCTGATTCTAAAACCCATGAAACTTTAGTCGGACGAGATTGAGTTGTCGCTAAAGTGTATTTGAAGCTCTTAATTAAATTTACAGAGTATTCAACTTTCGCGCTTGTTTCATTCTGACTTAAAACTTTTGTTGAGCTTACGCCATCAACGAAATCAGGGTATTTTGCATAATCGACGATAACGTCATAAAGCTTGTTGATATCCACATCGACAACTTCAGTTCTAGAGGCACTTGCCATAACATTTTCTCCGTAAAATATTAGTCAGTAAATTAATAACGAGGTTTTGTATCAAAGTGGTGTTCAGCTTCAATGTGTCTGATCGTTCCAGAGCTTGATCTCATAACGATTGAGTGAGTGATTGCTCCCCATGACTTGAATTTTACACCTTGAAGGAAGTTCCCTGTTGTGACTCCAGTCGCAACAAACATAACGTTTCCGCGTGCAAGATCGTCTAGTTTGAAAACTTTGTTCAAATCAGTGATTCCCATTTTTTTAGCGCGGCCTTTTTCTTCGTCGTTTCTCCACTGAAGGATTCCCTGGAAGTCTCCGCCCATACATCTCATCGCTGCTGCCGCTAAAACACCTTCTGGTGCTCCACCGATACCAAAAAGGATATCCACTCCAGAGTTTGGATCACAACACGCGATCGCCGCAGAGACGTCACCGTCTCCGATTAACTGGATACGAGCACCAGCGTCTCTGATTTCCTGGATAAGTTCTTTATGGCGAGGACGATCTAAAACAATAGCTGTTAGATCGGCGATACGGCATTTTTTTGCTTCAGCAAGACGGCGTAGATTTTCTTTTGGTGATTCATTGATATCAATCAGCCCTTTTCCTTCGCGTCCGCAAGCAATTTTTTTCATATAAGTGTCTGGTGCGTGTAGGAAGTTTCCTTTTTCAGCAATGGCCATTACTGAAATTGAGTTGTAACCACCAGTCGCACACACTGTCGTTCCTTCAAGTGGATCAAGAGCGATTTCTAGCTCAGCCCCTTTTCCTGTTCCAACTTTTTCACCGATGTAAAGCATGGGAGCTTCATCGCGCTCGCCTTCACCGATAACAACAATGGCATCACATTCAACAGAATCAAGCATTGCTCTCATGGCATCAACAGCGGCCTGGTCTGCAGCTTTTTCATCTCCACGACCCATTAGACGGGCAGAAGCGATAGCGGCCATTTCAGTTACACGGACAAATTCCAAAGCAAGGTTACGATTCATTGATTGAACTCCAATTTTTAATAAAAGAGGTAAATGCCCTTTGATTATAAAAGGGTTCTGGGAGTTAGGAAAGAAAAAGTCACCTATGTGCTAGGTGACTTTTCTTGGTTTATCCGCCAAGTTTATAGATTAGAAATTCTTTAGCGTCTGTTGGCAGGTGATCGTCAGAGATTTTTCTCACAACGCCTAAGGCCATTTCGATTTTTTCTGCCACAACTGAGTCGTCGATCTGGAAAACAAACTCATCTTCCAATGACAGCGGAGTGTCCAGGTCTCTTTGAGTCATAACTCGACCTGTTTTTAGGCCCACACCTTCTTCCCACTCGATGAAATGCTCCATCATAAGAATTTGAAAGCGCGAAATCCCGGCACTCGCGTGCTCCCAGACATAAAGATCAAGAACACCATCGGCCTTTAGCCAGAACATCAGGTTGTTTGGCAGGTCGATAGACATGTCGGTTTTATGAAGTGGTTTAATATGCGAAACAATGTTGTCGAAAGATAAAAATGAGCGCATTTTTTCTTCAAAACTGATGCTCGAATCAAACGCTAGTCCCAATGAAGCTTCGCGCACCCATTGAATTCTCGCCTTGATAGAAACATTGATTCCTCTCCAGTGCAGCTCACCTTCGATTTTTGAGCCCACTTTATAATCATGAGTTCCGTCTTTGAAAGATAGTTGCATCCCTGTAAGTGAAATATCTTTAACTTCAAACACCATTTTAGCGCCCGAAGCTTCTTTAAAAATCATAAAACCAAAGGGAAAACGAGGAAAAACTCTTTTTTCCAGTTCCTGGTAATCGGTTTTAATTAAACTTAAGTGTCTTTCCAATTTTTTCTCCTAGTAAGCTTCACTACTCTTAGGTTAAAATAGAGTTACATTTATTATAAGAAGGAAAAAAATGAGTAACGAGTGGGAAATAGATAACCTTCCAAATCGCTTAACTATGTTCAGGGTGATTCTGATCCCTATTATTGTTTTCTCTATGTTTTCCGTGCTGGTCAACTACGAGTGGGCACGTCAGCATACAAAACTTCTCAACTATGTTGCCGCCTGGACGTTCGTCGCAGCTTCAATCACAGATTTCCTTGATGGCTTTATCGCCAGAAGAAAAAATATCGTGACTGTTTTTGGCTCTTTTTTAGACCCAATTGCTGATAAATTTCTGGTGATCTCTGCACTGATCATGCTTTTAGCGATGAACCGAGTGAATGTTTTAGTTGTTCTCATTCTCGTTCTGCGCGAGATGTACATCACCGCCCTTCGCCTGCTGGCCATTGAAAAAGGATTAAGTGTTCCAGTTGGTGCTTTAGGTAAATGGAAAACCGCTACACAAATGGTGGGTGTTCCCCTGCTTATGGCCTACGATGTCCCATGGGGAATCGATATGCCGTTAATCGGGACGATTCTTATTTATTTAGCTTCAATATTTTCACTTTACTCAGCCGTTGAATATTCATTGGGTCTGGTAGGTAAAATCCAAAAAATTAGAAAAGAGAAAAAACGCAAAAAAAACATAGAGGATGCGAGTGAACCAACTACTTAATGGAAAAACTATTCTTGTTACTGTTAGTGGACCAGATGGTCCCGGGATCACGGCGCGCTTAATGAGAATCATCAGCCAGTACAATGTCGACGTTCTCGACATGGGACAGGCCGTAACCCACGGGCTTCTTTCTCTAAGTTTCGTATTGGGCTTTAACGGAAACGAAAATAACCATAGCGGTAACGTGCTTAAGGACCTGCTCTTTGATGCCAACCTGATGGGGCTTTCTCTTTCTTACAAAGTCGTTGATAAACAAGTCGTGACTCCGGAAATGGAAGGCGAAAAATTTATCGTAACGTGCGTGTCTCCCCAAAAAGTGACAGCGAGTTTTGTTGCTGATTTGGCCCAAATCCTCGCCAACTATAAAATCAACATCGAGCGCATTGATAAAGTAAGCCCGAAGGAATTCTCTTCAATGGAGATTTCAACTTCGATCCCAAAAACTCTCGACAGCAAGGCCTTGAAGGCCGAACTGATGCAAGTTTCTACCAACCACAAAATCGATGTCGCTTTCTTAAAAGACAACGTCTTTAGAAGAAATAAGCGCATGATCGTCTTTGATATGGACTCGACGCTGATTCAAGCAGAAGTTATCGACGAGCTGGCAGAGCTTTGTGGTGTGGGTTCTGAAGTTAAAGAGATCACTCACAGAGCGATGAATGGTGAAATTGATTTCGATGAGTCTCTGCGCCTTCGCGTTTCAAAACTAAAAGGTCTTGAAGTCTCTCGTATGCAGGAAGTTTTAGAAAATCTTCCACTTACTCCAGGCGTAGAAGAATTTATTAAAACAATTAAAATCCTGGGATACAAAGTTGCACTCATCTCCGGGGGATTTACTTTCTTTGCCGACGCTTTAAAAAAGAAACTGGGACTAGACTACTCTTTTGCCAATGAACTTGAAGCAAAAGATGGGGTTCTTACTGGTAACGTGACAGGGACCATCGTCAACGCTAACCAAAAAGCGATCTTAGTAAAACTAATCGCTCAACAAGAAAATATTTCACTAGAACAAGTCGTAGCTATTGGAGATGGGGCCAACGATCTTCCGATGCTGGCGACAGCAGGTTTGGGGATTGCTTTCCACGCTAAAGACGTAGTGAGAAAAGAAGCCCAACAACATCTTTCACACGGGCCAATGACTTCAATTTTATACTTCCTGGGTATTCCGGGACCAAACAGCAATTAAGAGAAAGAGACATCAATGTTAAGAGAACTATTACAAAGTAAAATTCATAAAGCGACTGTGACAGAGGCTGACCTATCTTATATCGGATCTATCACTATCGATCAGGACCTTCTGGATCGCATTGATCTATGGCCAGGACAGAAAGTCACAGTGGTAAGCAACACGTCAGGAAACCGCTTAGAAACCTACGTGATCTCTGGACCGCGTGGCTCGGGAATGGTTTGCATCAATGGTGCAGCTGCTCTCTTAATAAAAAAAGGTGAAGAAGTTATCATTTTCAGTTACGCTTTAAGTGACAGGGCCATTACCCCAAAATGTATTTTAGTTGATGCTCACAACAAGTATATTCAGGATTTGTAATTGATGTTTGAATCGCGAAGCTCTCAGCGTTTAGTTATAAAGTGCGATGAAAATGAATCGCGCTTTCCTATTGAGGTTTTAAACCTCTGGGACTTAACAGAGCTCGAGATTATCGGCGGAAATTTCACTTACTTCCCCGAAGATATCAGTATCCTTAAAAAACTAAAAAAACTCAGCCTGATCTCCACTAAGATTGCCATAATTCCCAAAGAAGTTTTCGAGCTTCCTGTGCTTCAGTATTTGAGCCTGAAAAATAATCGTTTATCAGAACTTCCTGAACTAAAAAGCAGGTCTCATTTAAAAGAGCTTATCTTAGGAAGAAACAACTTAAGTGCGAAATCGTTAGAAAACTTTTTTAACGAGATTCCTAATCTTCACTACCTGGATTTAGGGAACAATCGAATCGAAGAAATCCCTTATAGTCTTTATCGCCTACAGAAACTAAGGCGCTTAAATTTAGAAAATAATAAACTTAATGAACTGCCACTTAAACTGAAAGAACTAAAAAACCTTCACCACCTTTCAGTGGAAAACAATCCCTTCCCAATCAAAGAAAAAGAAAGCATCGAACGCAATTTCAAAATTACTTTTTAACTTAGATCTTAATTCTGGCGTTGGCCTTTCTTAAACGGTCTAAGAGCGTGTGTAGTAGCGCCGTAAACCACTTAGGAAGCCCGTTAAGAGTCGCTTCCAGCTTCTCATGAGGAACAATAACAAGAACGCATTCTGTGACGGCCTTAACCGATGCAGAACGTGGATGTTTGTCTAAAAAGGACATCTCACCAACCAGCTCTCCTGAAATGATCGAGCCGATCTGGTGTTCTTTATCGCCTTTTCTTTTAAAGACGGAAAGAGTTCCAGACTGAAGATAATACATTTCTGTACTCTCTTCACCTTCGCGCAGAAGATAGTCTCCAGGATTTAGTCTGATGGACTCTTTAGACATAAAAACATCCTTATTTTTGAGCACCTAAAATTCTTAAAACTTTTTCCTGGAACTGTTTTTCATCAAAAGGCTTAACCATGAAGTTCTTCACTCCGCCCTGGATGATTTTAGCGATCAGGTCTTTTTCCAAAGTCCCTGACACCACCAGAATATTGTCCTTACTGTTGATGCTGTTAGCATCGAATTCACCGATTAGGTCATAACCTGTTTTTTTCGGCATGCTGATATCCAGACAGATTAAAGCAAATTTTTGATTGCGCAGTTTTTGAGTCGCCGTAATTCCATCGTGAGCAAACACGATATTTTTAAAACATCCCATGTGCTCGCAATACTCTCTTAGAATTTCACAAATAGCTTTGTCATCATCACAAATTAAAACATCTCTTTGCATTTTCTTTTCAAGAGGAGCGCTCATAATTTTTCACCTGACCTTAAATGTTATCCTTCACTTTTTGTCTTAATGCTTCATATTCTTTTGGAAGCTTCTCATTTTTAAAGATGCTGTTGAGAAGACTTGCAAGTCTGATTCCGGCCTGACGTAAACGAAGCTCCATTGTGGGCTTCATTCTAAAGTGGTACTCGTAAGTTAAATTCTCACTTCCACCAGTGTCATAAACTAACCCTCTTAGATCCTGTGACTCTTTGGCCCAGTCTAAGAATGTCCCTTTGCTGTAGTCTTTTTTCTCATCGCTTGTGAAATGATTTAAATAAGTCGAGTACTCTGTGTAAGAGAGTTGTTCGAAATCCACAATGCTCTCATCCCAGATAGCATGCAGATTTGTCTCACCTTTAAACCATCTCAGGCGTACAGTGTTTCCTCCGCGGTCTTCAGCAATCCCCACATGAAGCGGCTGGTGAAGATCTCCCATCATGTGCACCATGAATTTAAGAGCAAAGGCCTTATCTTCTTTTGATTTTTTTGGGTCTCTTAAAGTTTCTTCCATGCGAAAAAGTCCTTCGATCACGTCGCCGTCTTTAGAGCGCTTTTGATCGAAATACGTTTTCCCTGTAGGAATGCTGGCGTAGTGCCATGGAGCTGTGTAATCGAAAGCTTTATTTGACCTGATCTCATCAGAAAAAGTCGCTACTCGAGAAAGATCTTCAACACCTAAGAGATCTTTCACACCTTTTTGAGCATCTGTATTTAAGTTTCTCTGGGCGATTTCAGCGACAATTCGATGTCCTGTTTTTCCCCATGAAAAAGCCTTAGGTGAAATGGATAATACTGCACAAACTAATAATACTTTTTTAAATGTCACACTTTGCTCCAAATAAACATTTCTTTTTAACAGTCTTGGCAACCGAAGCTGGAACGAATTTCTCCCAACCCTCTGTCCCATCCTGGATCATTTTTAACACTCTTCTTGACCAGATTGAGATCACTTCAGGATTGTAGTCCTCAATATCCTCAATCAGATGATTTTCTTTTAAATACATTAAAAGAAACGTCATATCGTCACTAACCTGCATAGACTCAATAGTCTGGATCTCACTATTTTCTTCATCGCGTGCAGGATAAATATAAAGCCTTGTATTTGGCTCCAACAATCTCCCGATTGATCCGACTAAACCCAAACCACATCGGTTACCGTCGTACTTGCTCTTATTTAAGATTTCTTCAAGATTATATGAGGCCATCACAAATCCGATTTTTTTCTTAGCGTATTTTGTAAAGAACATGTTCAGGTCACTGTAAGACTCTGAATTAGAAATTAAAACCTTCTGCCCCAAAGAGGACAACAGGTCCACACGGGCCAGGAAGTCTTCGTTATCCACAGTACCGCGGTCAAGTAAAAGTGACATACTGATTTCTGGAATCACGATTATGTTTTCCTGCTCACTCTTATCCAGTGAGGCCCTGAATTTTCTAAGCCCACACTCCAGCATGTCTAAACTTAAATTAGTTGGTGGTCTATAACCTCCGCGCACAACCAGCACGTTCTTTTTATAAAGAACTTCAGAGGCCTGAAGCACGTTTCCGTTTTCATCAAAAATAACGGCTTCACAAAGCTTGCTCTTAACCAGTTCAAGACATAACAGACGGCTGTCGATGCCGTGAAAAGCAGCACCTTTGGCACTGATCATGTCGATCTTAATTCTCGATGTCGTTAAACTGTCCATCAAGCTTGCGATAAACTCTTCACTATTTTGAGCTAAATAATAAGCCGCATAGATTAAGTTCACACCGATATAACCTAAGGCCTCTTGCTGTTGAACGTTTTCAGCATCAAGCATGCTTACGTGCATGATCACTTGAGAAGGTTCTGCTTTTGGCTCATGTTGGAATTTCACTCCAATCCAGCCGTGGTTCTCACCTGTCCCCTTAAATGATTTTGCCGATACAGTGTTGGCAAAAGCAAAGTAAGTGGTCTCTGTTGTTCTCACATTTTCTAAACGCGACACTAGTGTTTCATATTCAGTGTCGAGCATTTTTTGTAAACGCTCTTCACAAACATAACGGCCGGTTTTTTCTCTGCCGTAAATGGCATCACTCATAGTCATGTCATAAGCAGAAATACTTTTAGCAATCGTCCCGGCCGCACCACCAGCGCGGAAAAAATGGCGTGCCACTTCCTGACCTGCACCGATCTCGGCGAAGGTTCCGTAAATTTTGCTATTAAGATTGATCTCTAGAGCTTTTTGTCTCTGCCCCAGTCCCATGGTTACCTCTTAAAAAAATGAAATTGTTTCTCTCTAATGATAGCTATAA contains:
- a CDS encoding YggS family pyridoxal phosphate-dependent enzyme, whose protein sequence is MIKTDLDQRLRSLKAELGSSILVAVSKYSPIDDVAMAYELGQMDFGENRVQDLEEKAAAFATRGLKDVRWHFIGNLQSNKVKELLKIPNLWSIHSVSSKKLVEEIIKREGEFKGEELKLFFQLNTSHEDEKSGFDTVEEMLESMLFLKKHGGPKLVIHGLMTMGSVRSEDFEAAALKCFGDLKNARELAQKELGLSDLKLSMGMSQDYKMALREGADYIRVGSAIFK
- a CDS encoding type II toxin-antitoxin system RatA family toxin; this translates as MASASRTEVVDVDINKLYDVIVDYAKYPDFVDGVSSTKVLSQNETSAKVEYSVNLIKSFKYTLATTQSRPTKVSWVLESGDLFKKNDGNWTLKDLGNGKTEVTYTLEVDFKMFAPNAILSALTEKNLPVMMQSFFKRAKSV
- the glpX gene encoding class II fructose-bisphosphatase, producing the protein MNRNLALEFVRVTEMAAIASARLMGRGDEKAADQAAVDAMRAMLDSVECDAIVVIGEGERDEAPMLYIGEKVGTGKGAELEIALDPLEGTTVCATGGYNSISVMAIAEKGNFLHAPDTYMKKIACGREGKGLIDINESPKENLRRLAEAKKCRIADLTAIVLDRPRHKELIQEIRDAGARIQLIGDGDVSAAIACCDPNSGVDILFGIGGAPEGVLAAAAMRCMGGDFQGILQWRNDEEKGRAKKMGITDLNKVFKLDDLARGNVMFVATGVTTGNFLQGVKFKSWGAITHSIVMRSSSGTIRHIEAEHHFDTKPRY
- a CDS encoding HAMP domain-containing methyl-accepting chemotaxis protein, with the translated sequence MKNWGLSAKVYLAMGFLVFGIGAVAFNGFYQMNKINNVLQDISIVQMNKANKTQALLEKFYLQQSIEKNYIVNVEEGAFKTAKESIEKRDEEIKALIKEGKNVLKGEELQSLLSFEKIYQEWFILDQKVEGLAHDKKIKEAANLIEEHGRTLRKEAEAILEGLSSQVKKDIDQEALMAQTDYDEAKIFFVVSSLLTIALGLGIATLILRALSKSMNTIIENLSENFLQVTSASQQIAASSEELSTAATEQSASLEETAASIQEMSTMVQKNSDYAKRASQMALDSRGSASKGKEVVDSMIMAINGINDSNTDIMKQINHSNAEISKIVEVIGEIAKKTQIINDIVFQTKLLSFNASVEAARAGEHGKGFAVVAEEVGKLAQVSGNASLEISKMLEESIHQVETIVKNTATQVEGLIGKGKEKIESGTMVAKECGDVLEEIVHKVSEVTSMTNEIAVACEEQSSGVLEITKAMNVLGQVTQTNAATSAQAAAAAESLSYQANSLKSVVDTLVVTVKGAQEEEAQREVVKDNVRTIKKPEVKASVGYMKKVSGESYSLPGNNDPRFEEV
- a CDS encoding PilZ domain-containing protein — encoded protein: MERHLSLIKTDYQELEKRVFPRFPFGFMIFKEASGAKMVFEVKDISLTGMQLSFKDGTHDYKVGSKIEGELHWRGINVSIKARIQWVREASLGLAFDSSISFEEKMRSFLSFDNIVSHIKPLHKTDMSIDLPNNLMFWLKADGVLDLYVWEHASAGISRFQILMMEHFIEWEEGVGLKTGRVMTQRDLDTPLSLEDEFVFQIDDSVVAEKIEMALGVVRKISDDHLPTDAKEFLIYKLGG
- a CDS encoding chemotaxis protein CheW; the protein is MKYISFRLENNSYAVSILKIKEVIAEKNITPVPLNPNHLSGIINVRGIIIPIVDLCLKLNLRTDEDNFRKTIIILEVKDKLIGVLVDSVSSILDAKADEIKPVSENLITFKKNYIEGVISDNERLHLLINLEDELKLVA
- a CDS encoding isopenicillin N synthase family dioxygenase; translation: MRKVPELSLLSYVHGTQNDKVKFVNDIFGGLKDYGFIILKDHTVEQKKIDRAYELVKEFFDLPLETKIKYKGNNGGQRGYTPFKTEHAKDNKNPDLKEFWHVGRELAATSAYKGVYPENVWPTEVAELKKTFIELYEAMDATSVTLLEAIGKGLDVPSDYFSNMIHDGNSIIRMIHYPPTKGQDTKNSIRAAAHEDINLITMLVGATDSGLQLLERDGTWLDVESRPGEIVVDTGDMMSRITNNVLPSTTHRVINPSDDGSARFSMPFFVHPHSNAILKCIPSCESAGGRTPQPEITAGEFLTQRLREIGLIK
- the pgsA gene encoding CDP-diacylglycerol--glycerol-3-phosphate 3-phosphatidyltransferase; translated protein: MSNEWEIDNLPNRLTMFRVILIPIIVFSMFSVLVNYEWARQHTKLLNYVAAWTFVAASITDFLDGFIARRKNIVTVFGSFLDPIADKFLVISALIMLLAMNRVNVLVVLILVLREMYITALRLLAIEKGLSVPVGALGKWKTATQMVGVPLLMAYDVPWGIDMPLIGTILIYLASIFSLYSAVEYSLGLVGKIQKIRKEKKRKKNIEDASEPTT